A section of the Akkermansia muciniphila genome encodes:
- the purN gene encoding phosphoribosylglycinamide formyltransferase: MSRLPKLGILGSGSGSNCQSIYDAIRSGALRAEIAVVMSDNPDAYILERARSWGIPAEVIDCAGFKTRFPDESQAAVAARLKEYGVDCVCLAGFMRLVKHPLLKEFPSRILNIHPSLLPSFPGLHAWEQAVNAGAAESGCTVHYVDDGMDTGPILGQARVPVLPGDTPESLHSRIQEQEHTLYPAMIARVLETLA, translated from the coding sequence ATGTCCAGATTGCCCAAATTAGGAATACTCGGTTCCGGTTCCGGTTCCAACTGCCAGTCCATTTATGACGCCATCCGGTCCGGCGCCCTGCGGGCGGAAATAGCCGTGGTGATGTCTGACAATCCGGACGCGTACATTCTGGAACGCGCCCGTTCCTGGGGCATTCCGGCGGAGGTGATCGACTGCGCGGGATTCAAAACCCGGTTTCCTGATGAATCCCAGGCCGCCGTCGCCGCGCGGCTGAAGGAATACGGCGTGGACTGCGTATGCCTGGCCGGATTCATGCGCCTGGTGAAGCATCCGCTGTTGAAAGAGTTTCCTTCCCGCATTCTGAACATCCATCCCTCCCTTCTCCCCTCCTTCCCCGGGCTTCACGCCTGGGAGCAGGCCGTGAATGCCGGTGCGGCGGAAAGCGGCTGCACGGTTCATTACGTGGATGACGGCATGGATACCGGCCCCATCCTGGGGCAGGCGCGCGTGCCGGTGCTGCCGGGAGACACTCCGGAAAGCCTGCACTCCCGCATTCAGGAGCAGGAGCATACCCTTTATCCCGCCATGATCGCCCGCGTTCTGGAAACGCTGGCATAA
- a CDS encoding FKBP-type peptidyl-prolyl cis-trans isomerase N-terminal domain-containing protein, translating to MKMNPSIALFAVSALLAGVAGAQEKAAETPAADQPKQEKEITVSPEQMKKDLGYFLGFQSGQQLGSIPTLTFDDLDQESFLQGIKDGMVRKPAKDQEQLKPALDAFQKQIDERISAKAKANLEASKKFMEENGKKEGVTTTKSGLQYKVVNKGGEEKFDEKKFKNPMFKVKYKGTLLDGTVFDDTKGKDVELPLQVIPGFAEALTTMPVGSKWIVYIPSELAYGENTPGAPIEPNSPLIFDLELDGISEAPAPQGGPMSISPEQLQEMLKQQSGGQQQ from the coding sequence ATGAAGATGAACCCTTCCATCGCCCTGTTTGCCGTTTCCGCCCTTCTGGCGGGTGTGGCGGGCGCGCAAGAAAAGGCTGCTGAAACTCCGGCGGCTGACCAACCCAAACAAGAGAAAGAAATTACTGTGTCTCCCGAACAGATGAAAAAGGACCTGGGCTATTTTCTGGGTTTCCAGAGCGGCCAGCAGCTCGGCTCCATTCCCACCCTTACTTTTGATGACCTGGACCAGGAATCCTTCCTGCAGGGCATTAAAGACGGCATGGTCCGCAAGCCCGCCAAGGACCAGGAACAGCTGAAGCCCGCCCTGGACGCGTTCCAGAAGCAGATTGACGAACGTATCTCCGCCAAGGCCAAGGCCAACCTGGAAGCCAGCAAGAAGTTCATGGAGGAAAACGGCAAGAAGGAAGGTGTTACCACCACGAAGTCCGGCCTTCAGTACAAGGTGGTGAACAAGGGCGGCGAAGAAAAATTTGATGAAAAGAAGTTCAAGAACCCCATGTTCAAGGTGAAGTACAAGGGCACGCTGCTGGACGGCACCGTGTTTGACGACACCAAGGGCAAGGATGTGGAACTTCCCCTCCAGGTTATCCCCGGCTTTGCGGAAGCGCTGACCACCATGCCCGTCGGCTCCAAGTGGATCGTGTACATCCCTTCCGAGCTGGCCTACGGTGAAAACACCCCCGGCGCTCCGATCGAACCCAATTCCCCCCTCATCTTTGATCTGGAACTGGACGGCATTTCCGAAGCCCCGGCTCCCCAGGGCGGTCCCATGAGCATTTCTCCGGAACAGCTTCAGGAGATGCTCAAGCAGCAGAGCGGCGGACAGCAGCAATAA